One window of the Salvia miltiorrhiza cultivar Shanhuang (shh) chromosome 6, IMPLAD_Smil_shh, whole genome shotgun sequence genome contains the following:
- the LOC130988128 gene encoding ATPase 8, plasma membrane-type, with protein sequence MAPDISLEDIRNETADLEKIPVEEVFTALKCTKEGLSSAEGEKRLHIFGPNKLEEKKDSKFLKFLGFMWNPLSWVMEIAAIMAIALANGGGKPPDWQDFVGIMVLLVINSTISFIEENNAGNAASALMAGLAPKCKVLRDGKWCEHDASILVPGDLISVKLGDIVPADARLLDGDPLKIDQSALTGESLPVTRHPGDEVFSGSTCKQGEIEAVVIATGVHTFFGKAAHLVDSTNNVGHFQQVLTAIGNFCICSIAVGMVIEIIVMYPIQQRRYRDGIDNLLVLLIGGIPIAMPTVLSVTMAIGSHRLSEQGAITKRMTAIEEMAGMDVLCSDKTGTLTLNKLTVDKALIEVFPDNMDAEALMLHAARASRVENQDAIDASIVNMLADPKEARAGITEVHFLPFNPVEKRTAITYYDSNGDWHRSSKGAPEQIIELCGLKGEALKKAHRIIDNFANRGLRALGVAWQTISEKSKESAGEAWEFVGLLPLFDPPRHDSAETIKRALELGVNVKMITGDQLAIGKETGRRLGMGTNMYPSSSLLGQSKDESIASIPVEELIEKADGFAGVFPEHKYEIVKKLQERKHICGMTGDGVNDAPALKKADIGIAVADATDAARSASDIVLTEPGLSVIVSAVLTSRAIFQRMKNYTIYAVSITIRIVMGFMLIALIWKFDFSPFMVLIIAILNDGTIMTIAKDKVKPSPMPDSWKLNEIFATGIVLGTYMALVTVIFFYLASDTDYLSVIFKVKSLRKSPDELTAALYLQVSIISQALIFVTRSRSWSFVERPGLLLVFAFLAAQLVATVIAVYADWEFARIKGIGWGWAGVIWIYSIVTYFPLDILKFLIRLALSGKAWDSMIQNKTAFTTKKDYGRGEREAQWAVAQRSLHGLSTAPEFYDKDNSELSVIAEQARRRAEVARLREIHTLKGHVESMVKLKGLDIETIQQHYTV encoded by the exons ATGGCTCCCGACATTTCCTTAGAAGATATAAGAAATGAAACAGCCGATCTT GAGAAGATCCCCGTTGAGGAAGTGTTCACAGCGTTGAAATGTACAAAGGAGGGATTGAGCTCAGCCGAAGGAGAAAAACGGCTCCATATATTCGGGCCGAATAAGTTGGAGGAGAAGAAGGATAGCAAGTTTCTTAAATTCTTAGGCTTCATGTGGAATCCTCTTTCTTGGGTCATGGAGATTGCTGCTATCATGGCTATTGCTTTGGCCAATGGAGGC GGGAAGCCTCCGGATTGGCAGGACTTCGTTGGCATTATGGTGTTGCTGGTGATCAACTCCACCATTAGTTTCATCGAGGAAAACAATGCAGGAAATGCTGCTTCTGCTCTCATGGCTGGGCTTGCTCCCAAATGCAAGGTTCTGAGAGATGGTAAGTGGTGCGAGCACGACGCGTCCATCCTTGTCCCGGGCGACTTGATCAGTGTGAAGCTCGGCGACATTGTTCCGGCCGATGCTCGTCTCTTGGACGGCGATCCTCTCAAGATCGACCAATCCGCCCTCACCGGCGAGTCCCTCCCCGTCACCAGGCACCCCGGCGACGAGGTCTTCTCCGGCTCCACCTGCAAGCAGGGCGAGATCGAGGCCGTCGTCATCGCCACCGGGGTCCACACCTTCTTCGGCAAGGCGGCTCATCTCGTTGATAGCACCAACAACGTGGGACACTTCCAGCAGGTGCTGACTGCCATCGGCAACTTCTGCATCTGCTCCATCGCGGTGGGGATGGTGATCGAGATCATCGTAATGTACCCGATCCAGCAGAGGAGGTACAGGGACGGGATCGACAACCTGCTGGTGCTGCTGATCGGGGGGATCCCGATCGCCATGCCGACGGTGCTGTCGGTGACGATGGCCATCGGGTCCCACAGGCTGTCGGAGCAAGGGGCCATCACGAAGAGGATGACGGCCATTGAGGAGATGGCCGGGATGGATGTGCTCTGCAGCGACAAGACGGGAACGCTGACGCTCAACAAGCTCACCGTTGATAAGGCTCTGATCGAGGTGTTCCCCGACAACATGGATGCGGAGGCGCTGATGCTGCACGCCGCCCGGGCTTCGAGGGTCGAGAACCAGGACGCCATTGATGCTTCCATTGTAAACATGCTTGCGGATCCTAAGGAGGCGAGAGCGGGGATCACGGAGGTGCATTTCCTGCCCTTCAATCCCGTCGAAAAGCGCACTGCCATCACCTATTATGACTCCAATGGAGACTGGCACAGATCCAGCAAGGGAGCTCCCGAGCAA ATCATTGAGCTCTGTGGCCTCAAAGGGGAAGCCTTGAAGAAGGCACACCGGATCATCGACAACTTCGCAAACCGCGGCCTTCGAGCTCTTGGCGTTGCATGGCAG ACAATCTCGGAGAAATCGAAAGAGAGCGCCGGCGAGGCATGGGAATTTGTGGGACTGCTGCCTTTGTTTGATCCTCCGAGGCACGACAGTGCAGAGACGATCAAGCGAGCTTTGGAGCTGGGCGTGAACGTGAAGATGATCACCGGTGATCAGCTGGCCATCGGTAAAGAAACCGGGCGGAGGCTAGGCATGGGCACCAACATGTATCCATCTTCCTCACTTCTTGGACAGAGCAAAGATGAGTCCATTGCTTCTATCCCAGTTGAGGAACTCATCGAGAAAGCCGACGGCTTCGCCGGAGTTTTCCCAG AGCACAAATACGAGATTGTGAAGAAACTGCAAGAGAGAAAGCACATCTGCGGCATGACCGGAGACGGCGTGAACGATGCTCCGGCGCTGAAGAAGGCCGACATCGGCATTGCCGTTGCGGATGCGACGGACGCGGCGAGGAGCGCGTCGGACATAGTCCTGACGGAGCCGGGGCTGAGCGTGATCGTGAGCGCGGTGCTGACGAGCCGCGCCATCTTCCAGAGGATGAAGAACTACACCATATACGCAGTGTCGATCACGATCCGCATCGTGATGGGTTTCATGCTGATTGCCCTGATCTGGAAGTTCGACTTCTCGCCGTTCATGGTTCTCATCATCGCCATCCTCAACGACGGGACCATCATGACCATCGccaaggacaaagtgaagccATCTCCCATGCCGGACTCCTGGAAGCTCAACGAGATCTTCGCCACCGGCATTGTTCTTGGGACTTACATGGCTCTCGTCACCGTCATCTTCTTCTACCTCGCATCTGATACTGACTATCTCTCTGT GATTTTCAAAGTGAAATCTCTGAGGAAAAGTCCAGATGAGCTTACAGCTGCACTGTATCTTCAAGTGAGCATCATCAGTCAAGCACTCATCTTCGTCACGAGGTCACGTAGCTGGTCTTTTGTGGAACGCCCAGGTCTCCTCCTAGTTTTTGCTTTCCTCGCAGCACAGCTG GTGGCGACGGTGATTGCTGTTTATGCCGACTGGGAATTCGCCAGAATCAAAGGCATTGGATGGGGGTGGGCTGGAGTGATCTGGATCTACAGCATTGTCACTTATTTCCCACTCGACATCCTCAAATTCCTCATTCGCCTTGCCTTGTCTGGTAAAGCTTGGGATTCCATGATCCAGAATAAG ACCGCTTTCACTACCAAGAAGGACTACGGGaggggggagagagaggcgCAATGGGCCGTGGCTCAACGTAGCCTCCATGGCTTGTCCACTGCACCGGAGTTCTACGACAAAGATAACTCCGAGCTATCTGTTATCGCGGAGCAGGCAAGAAGAAGAGCTGAAGTTGCAAG GCTGAGGGAAATCCACACACTTAAGGGACATGTTGAATCAATGGTGAAGCTCAAGGGATTGGATATCGAAACTATCCAGCAACACTACACTGTGTGA